One Oncorhynchus kisutch isolate 150728-3 linkage group LG13, Okis_V2, whole genome shotgun sequence DNA window includes the following coding sequences:
- the LOC109901916 gene encoding Golgi-associated plant pathogenesis-related protein 1-like yields the protein MGKSASKQFSGEVLHSHNEYRRKHQAPPLKLSSKLSRDATRYAESLASTRILKHSVESSKGSCGENLAWASYDQPGKDVADRWYDEVKQYNFNRPGFSSGTGHFTAMVWKGSKKLGVGKASAPDGSSFVVARYFPAGNITNQGHFDNNVLPPKD from the exons ATGGGCAAATCAG CTTCTAAGCAGTTTTCGGGGGAGGTGTTGCATAGTCATAACGAGTATCGTAGGAAGCACCAGGCGCCCCCTCTGAAGCTGAGCAGCAAGCTGAGTAGAGATGCCACTAG GTATGCTGAGTCTCTGGCCAGCACACGGATCCTGAAGCACAGTGTTGAGTCCAGTAAGGGGAGCTGTGGCGAGAACCTGGCCTGGGCCTCCTATgaccaaccag GGAAGGATGTGGCCGACCGCTGGTATGACGAGGTAAAACAATACAACTTCAACCGCCCCGGCTTCTCCTCTGGCACAG gtCATTTCACAGCAATGGTGTGGAAGGGCAGTAAGAAGCTGGGTGTGGGGAAGGCCAGTGCACCAGATGGCTCGTCATTCGTGGTAGCCAGGTACTTTCCAGCAGGGAACATCACCAACCAGGGACACTTTGACAACAACGTCCTGCCGCCCAAGGACTGA